AGCAGTAGACAATTGTTTGCTGCTTTTTTATTTGTCTATACATACATGTTTTACATATCAACCTTTCGTCTTGAATCCACTTGTTGAACACATACTAAGCATGTGGCACAACACAAGGGGGTAAGACGATGAGTAGAAGAAGAGGCATCATGTCGGATCAGTTAAAAGCGGAAATCGCACAGGAACTCGGGTTCTACGATGTTGTCCAAAAGGATGGATGGGGCGGAATCACGTCCCGGGATGCGGGGAATATGGTGAAGCGGGCAGTCGAACTCGCCAGCGCACAGTTTTCCCAAACACATTCACGATGACTCTTGTCTAACGAATAAGCTCACATCTTTTATCATTGCCATATACCGGGTCGCCTTAAAAGTACAGTGCTTTTAAGGCGGCCCTTGTTTATTGGGCTAAGACGTTCTTTCCTATCGGTTCGTTACATGATAAAATAACATACTTGTATGAGTATGTTTAGAAGTTAACACTCTCGATAATGACTGTATGATACAATATAACAAAGAGTATTGGTAAGAAGGTGATGAGATGAGGTTATTAGTGAAGGCGCCGGCAAAAATTAACCTATCACTTGATGTTTTACATAAACGTTCAGATGGTTACCATGAAGTTGAGATGGTTATGACGACAATCGATTTAGCAGATAGAATCGAGCTGACGAATCTTTCCGAAGACACAATCAAGATTCTTTCGCATAATCGATTTGTACCGGACGATGGAAGAAATCTTGCCTATCAGGCTGCACAGCTGTTAAAGACAAGGATGAATATCAAAAAAGGAGTGGCCATCTCCATTGATAAAGTCATCCCGGTTGCAGCAGGTTTAGCAGGAGGAAGCAGTGACGCGGCGGCGACGCTTAAAGGGCTGAACCGATTATGGGATTTAGGTCTCAGCATGGACGAGCTTGCCGAACTTGGTGCTGAAATTGGTTCTGACGTTTCATTCTGTGTCTACGGTGGAACTGCACTCGCATCGGGAAGAGGGGAAAAGATCAAGCATCTCCCTGCCCCGCCGAACTGCTGGGTCATCCTGGCAAAACCGACGATAGGGGTATCAACTGCCGATGTTTATAAAAATTTAGACCTGAAACATGTGAACCACCCGAATACACAAGGGATGGTTTCGGCTTTAGAAAATGGAAGTTATCATGATATATGCTCCAATTTGGGGAACGTACTGGAATCTGTGACCCTGGATATGCATCCTGAAGTGTCACACATCAAAGATCAAATGGAGCGGTTTGGCGCAGACGCGGTATTGATGAGCGGAAGCGGCCCGACGGTATATGGATTAGTGCAATATGAATCAAGACTTCATCGAATCTATAATGGTTTAAGAGGTTTTTGTGACCAGGTGTTCGCAGTGCGGATGCTGGGAGATTAAGGACTCTTGCCGAAATCCGTATATTAATGATATATTTACATTACAATATTCGGATTTAGGAGGTTTGTTTGGTGAAGTTTAAGCGTAGTGAACGATTAATTGATATGACCCATTACTTATTGGAACGTCCCCACCAACTTGTTCCTTTGACTTTTTTCTCTGAGCGGTACGGTTCGGCTAAGTCCTCCATCAGTGAGGATTTAACGATTGTAAAGGAAACATTTGAAGGACGGGGTGTTGGCACGGTCCAAACGGTTCCAGGCGCAGCTGGTGGAGTGAAGTATGTGCCGAAAGTCAATCGCGGGGAAGCAAAAGAAATGATCGATGAGCTTTGTGTCCAATTGGAGAGCGCCGATCGATTATTGCCTGGCGGCTATTTATACATGACTGATCTGCTTGGCAATCCCCAGCTGATGAAGAGTGTAGGTAAGCTGTTGGCATCTGCCTTTGCGGAAAAGGACATCGATGTCATCATGACCGTAGCGACAAAGGGGATACCGATTGCCAATGCGGTCGCTTCCTACCTGAATGTTCCGGTTGTAATCGTCAGACGGGACAGCCGTGTGACGGAAGGATCGACAGTGAGCATCAACTATGTGTCCGGGTCATCCAAGCGGATCCAGTCCATGGTCCTCTCTAAGAGAAGCCTGAAGGAAGGCAGTAAAGTCCTGGTTGTCGATGATTTCATGAAGGCCGGCGGAACGATCAACGGCATGAAGAACCTGTTGGATGAATTCTCGGCAACACTTTCCGGAATCGGGGTCCTGGTCGAATCCAACAGCATGGATGATCGATTGGTCGACGACTATGTGTCACTGTTAAAACTGTCCAATGTAAATGAAAAAGACAAACAGATTTCCTTGACTGAAGGAAACTATTTTCAATCCAATCTAACATTTCTACCATAAGGGGAGGCATTTACGATGCGTGTAGTTTCTACAAATCAAGCACCAGCGGCAATTGGTCCTTATTCTCAAGGTATGATCGTCAATAATATGTTCTATAGTTCAGGGCAGATACCATTGACGGCAGAAGGTACGATGATTGAAGGCGACGTAGCTGAACAAACCCATCAGGTGTTCCGTAACCTGCAGGCTGTATTGGCAGAAGCAGGAGCGTCATTGGAATCGGTCGTCAAAGCCACAGTGTTCATAAAAGATATGAATGATTTTGGTACGATCAATGAAGTGTACGGTGAATATTTCAGTAATCACAAACCCGCCCGTTCTTGTGTAGAGGTGGCACGCTTACCGAAAGATGCCAAGGTTGAAATCGAAGTAATCGCACTCGTGAAGTAATCTTCACGGGTGTTTTTTTGTATCAAAAAAGGAGTATAGGTCAAATGAAACAGATATAAAGATGAGAAAAATAAAATTTTTCAAAAAATTTTACAGTTAAAGAAGGAATATGGAAATATTTCGTTGAATACATACAGTAGATTTCATCTAGGGAAAAAGGTGGTGAACAGAATGGAAGTAACTGACGTAAGATTACGCCGAGTAAACACCGACGGTCGCATGCGAGCTATCGCATCTATTACACTGGATAATGAATTTGTTGTTCATGACATTCGTGTGATTGATGGGAACAACGGCTTATTCGTAGCGATGCCAAGCAAACGGACTCCGGATGGAGAATTCCGTGACATTGCTCACCCAATTAATTCGGGAACCCGCGGCAAGATCCAGGATGCCGTTTTAGCTGAGTATCATCGATTAGGTGAGTTGGAAGAAGTTGAGTTAGAAGAAGCTGGGGCTTCCTAATAATATTTACCGCATCAAGAGCCTACTTTTGTAAGGCTCTTTTTTTTGTTTGTGAGCCCGTAAGCTAAAATTGGCAATTCTTACGTTTTTGGTTCGGTGAAATGAAATCTCCTTTGAGGATCGTGTGTTTTTGATACTAGATTGGGACTTTTAAATGGGAGTCTGATTTTATTGCGTGAGATTGGCGGTTTATTGCGTAACTTTCGGGTATGATTGCGTGAGATTCAGCGTTCATTGCGTAACTTGTATTTTATTGCGTGACTTTCACGGATGATTGCGCAACTTTCGAGGTTTATTGCGTGAAATTCAGGGTTCATTGCGTAAATACATTTTACTGTGACAAAAGCACCGTCCGTTCTCCGTGCCGCAGGCTAAAAGCCAGAAGCCAGCCGCCTGCGCTTATCGCCATGTCCAGCTCCAAGGGCTCGAGGCTCGAGGTCATAAGCCAAACAGTCCAAAAAGGAAAAGAACGCCTTTCCGGCCTGTTCGTCTTATGCTTGTCGCCTCTGAGCAAGCCCCTTCCGCTTTTCTAATGACAAATATATGTACTTTTATTTGAATCCTTGAAATGATAAAGTTTTTAGGATATATTCGATATGGATAAAAAGGTTATTGGAGGACCAAAAATGACAAATCGATATGCCGTTATATTAGCTGCCGGACAAGGGACGAGAATGAAGTCGAAGCTGTATAAAGTTCTTCATCCTGTTTGTGGCAAGCCGATGGTGGAACATGTGGTCGACCAAATTTCTACACTACATATAGAGAAGACTGTCACAATCGTAGGTCATGGCGCCGAGCTTGTGAAGTCCCATTTAGAGGGGAAGAGTGAATTCGCCCTTCAGGCTGAGCAATTAGGCACAGCCCATGCTGTCATGCAGTCTGAGGATGTCCTGGGTGACTTGGAAGGGACAACTTTGGTTGTATGTGGAGATACGCCACTCATCAAGGGAGAGACGATGGAAGCGTTGGTAAAGCATCATGAAGGTCAAGGTGCCAAGGCGACCATTTTGACTGCTCATACAGAATCCCCTGATGGATATGGCCGGATCATCCGTAATGCTGATGGACTGGTTGAGCGCATTGTGGAGCATAAGGATGCTTCAGAAGATGAGCGACGTGTGAATGAAATCAATACCGGAACGTATTGTTTTGATAATAAAGCGTTATTCGATGCCTTGAAGAAGGTTTCCAATGACAACGTACAAGGCGAATATTATTTGCCGGATGTGATCGAGATCCTTCAATCTGAAGGTGAGATCGTGAGTGCCTACCAAACGGGTGACTTCAGTGAAACATTGGGTGTGAATGACCGTGTTGCGTTATCACAGGCAGAGGTCACGATGAAACACCGTATCAATGAATATCATATGCGCAATGGTGTAACGATAACAGATCCAGCCAATACGTATATCGATGCGGATGTAACGATCGGCCGTGATACGGTAATCCTGCCAGGGACTGTCCTTAAGGGAAGCACTGTGATCGGTGAGGATTCCGTGATCGGACCCCAGTCAGAGGTAAAGGACTGCAAGATCGGGGACCGTACTGTGTTGAAGCAATCCGTTGCCCATGACAGCACGATCGGATCAGATGTACAAGTTGGACCGTTTGCCCATATCCGTCCTGCTTCTACGATTGAAGATGAAGGAAAGATCGGTAACTTCGTTGAAATCAAGAAAGCGACATTCGGTAAGGGCAGTAAAGCATCACACTTAAGCTATATCGGTGACGCTGAGGTTGGCAAGGATGTCAACATTGGATGTGGCTCGATTACCGTCAACTATGACGGGAAGAACAAGCACCTGACGAAGATTGAAGACGGCGTATTCGTCGGCTGCAATTCGAATCTGGTTGCACCTGTCAATGTAGGGAAAGGGGCATACATCGCTGCCGGATCTACAATTACGGAAGATGTTCCGGGAGAATCATTATCGATTGCAAGAGCCCGCCAAGTAAATAAAGAAAATTATGTTCAAAATCTAAATCATAAGAAATAACTGGAGGTCCACAATGCCAAACTCTTATATTAATTCCAAGTTGAAAATCTTTTCTCTTAATTCGAACTACCACCTTGCCAAGGAAATTGCCGATGAAGTAGGGGTTGAACTGGGTAAATCGTCTGTTAAACGCTTCAGTGACGGCGAAATCCAAATCAACATCGAGGAAAGTATCCGTGGCTGTGACGTCTTCGTCATCCAATCCACGTGTGCGCCTGTTAACGAAAACTTGATGGAGCTATTGATCATGGTCGATGCATTGAAGCGTGCTTCCGCTAAAACGATCAACATCGTGATGCCTTACTACGGCTATGCCCGCCAGGACCGTAAAGCAAGAGCCCGTGAGCCGATCACGGCGAAATTAGTGGCGAACCTGCTGGAGACAGCCGGTGCGACGCGTGTGATCACGCTGGACCTTCATGCCCCTCAAATTCAAGGTTTCTTCGATATCCTGATTGATCATCTGATGGGCGTTCCGATTCTTGCGGACTACTTTGAGGAAAGAGGATTCAATACGGAAGACCTCGTGATTGTATCTCCTGACCACGGTGGAGTGACGAGAGCACGTAAGCTTGCAGAGCGTCTGAAAGCACCTATTGCGATCATCGATAAGCGCCGTCCGAAGCCTAACGTGGCAGAGGTGATGAACATCGTTGGTAATATCGACGGGAAGATTGCGATCTTGATCGACGATATCATTGATACTGCAGGTACGATCACACTTGCTGCGAATGCATTGGTAGAAAACGGAGCGAAGGAAGTATATGCTTGCTGTACGCACCCTGTTCTATCCGGCCCGGCAATCGAACGTATCGAAAACTCTAATATTAAAGAGCTTGTTGTCACGAACTCCATCCCTCTAGGGGAAGAGAAAATGATTGGCAAAGTGAAGTCGCTGTCTGTTGCTCCGTTGATCAGTGAAGCGATCATCCGCGTATATGAGCAGCAATCAGTCAGCACGCTTTTTGATTAAGAATTAATATATGTAGTTTGTGCATAGGAAAGAGAGCCTGTCCTTCTAGTAAGGAGGGCTCTTTTTTGCGTTTTGGCAGCTGCCCCTTACACCGTTTCGGCGGGTGACAATCCAAAGTGAAAGTGCATGTTTATCAACCATCCCCCATCCCCCAAACCTCAATGAATTGAATATTCTATGTTTATTTCAAATACGAATAGGGTAATTACTATATATAGAACTTAACTCACATAAAAGATTAGGGAAGGTGTTGGACGAAACATGGCAACAGAATTGAAAGCTAATAAAAGGAAAGATTTTAAGCGATCTTCATTAACAAAGCTGAGACATGAGGGGAATATCCCTGGTGTTGTCTATGGCTACAAAGCAGACAACACAGCGATCAGCGTAGACGCGATCACTTTCATTAAAACAATACGTGAAGTGGGAAGAAACGGAATTATATCCTTAAATGTAGACGGAAATAAACAAAATGTCATTTTAAGTGACTATCAGCAGGATCATTTAAAGGATGCGGTGACACATGTAGATTTCCTTGCGGTCAATATGTCAGAGGAAATTGACGCTGATGTACGCATCGAGCTTGTTGGTGAAGCGGCAGGAGTGAAAGACGGAGGAGTCCTACAGCAACCGCTACATGAAGTATCTGTCACAGCCAAACCAAATGATATTCCAGAATCGATCGAAGTGGATGTGACTGAGCTTCAGGTAGGAGAAACGGTCACGATCAGTGATGTCCGCGATAAATACAGTGTGACCCTGAATGAAGAGGACGACCGTACGATTGCTTCGATCCTTGCGCCAAGACAGGAAGAAGAAATCAACAGCGGTGAAGAGCAGGAAGCGGGTACACCTGATAACGAAGAAGGCAGAGAAACGGAAGCCAGTGAAGAAAGTGAATCAACGGAAGAATAAAAAACCATCTTTTTTGGCGTAACCTTTTGCAGGTTGCGCTTTTTACGTTATTCTAGAGGTATAAGGTCAGAAGAGGTGTTAGAAATGAAGTTAATCGTTGGATTAGGAAACCCGGGTTCACAGTATGAGAAAACACGCCATAATATCGGGTTTGTGATCATTGATGCGTTAGCCGAGCGGTTGGGCGTTTCGCTGAATCAATCTAAGTTTAAAGGGGTTTACGGCACCTATCACTATAAAGGTGAAAAAGTAGTGCTGTTAAAGCCGCTTACGTATATGAATTTATCCGGAGAGAGCATTGTGCCACTCATGGATTACTTTAATATAGAAGATGAAGATTTACTGGTCATCTATGATGATCTGGATTTACCGGTCGGCAAACTGCGTTTAAGACAGAAGGGGAGTGCCGGCGGGCATAACGGAATCAAATCCACCATCGCCCATTTAGGTTCCCAGCAGTTCAACCGTCTCCGGGTAGGGATCGATCGCCCGACCAATGGGATGAGCGTCCCTGATTATGTACTTGGGAAATTTACAAAGGAAGAACAGGGCGAGCTCGACAAAGCCATTTCCACCAGTGTAGAAGCCTGCGAAACATGGCTTGATAAACCATTTCTCGAAGTCATGAATAAATTCAACTAGATGCTTCATATACTAGATGTCGAAGAACGGTCCTCGG
The nucleotide sequence above comes from Bacillus sp. KH172YL63. Encoded proteins:
- a CDS encoding ribose-phosphate diphosphokinase; translated protein: MPNSYINSKLKIFSLNSNYHLAKEIADEVGVELGKSSVKRFSDGEIQINIEESIRGCDVFVIQSTCAPVNENLMELLIMVDALKRASAKTINIVMPYYGYARQDRKARAREPITAKLVANLLETAGATRVITLDLHAPQIQGFFDILIDHLMGVPILADYFEERGFNTEDLVIVSPDHGGVTRARKLAERLKAPIAIIDKRRPKPNVAEVMNIVGNIDGKIAILIDDIIDTAGTITLAANALVENGAKEVYACCTHPVLSGPAIERIENSNIKELVVTNSIPLGEEKMIGKVKSLSVAPLISEAIIRVYEQQSVSTLFD
- the purR gene encoding pur operon repressor — encoded protein: MKFKRSERLIDMTHYLLERPHQLVPLTFFSERYGSAKSSISEDLTIVKETFEGRGVGTVQTVPGAAGGVKYVPKVNRGEAKEMIDELCVQLESADRLLPGGYLYMTDLLGNPQLMKSVGKLLASAFAEKDIDVIMTVATKGIPIANAVASYLNVPVVIVRRDSRVTEGSTVSINYVSGSSKRIQSMVLSKRSLKEGSKVLVVDDFMKAGGTINGMKNLLDEFSATLSGIGVLVESNSMDDRLVDDYVSLLKLSNVNEKDKQISLTEGNYFQSNLTFLP
- the spoVG gene encoding septation regulator SpoVG, translated to MEVTDVRLRRVNTDGRMRAIASITLDNEFVVHDIRVIDGNNGLFVAMPSKRTPDGEFRDIAHPINSGTRGKIQDAVLAEYHRLGELEEVELEEAGAS
- the ispE gene encoding 4-(cytidine 5'-diphospho)-2-C-methyl-D-erythritol kinase → MRLLVKAPAKINLSLDVLHKRSDGYHEVEMVMTTIDLADRIELTNLSEDTIKILSHNRFVPDDGRNLAYQAAQLLKTRMNIKKGVAISIDKVIPVAAGLAGGSSDAAATLKGLNRLWDLGLSMDELAELGAEIGSDVSFCVYGGTALASGRGEKIKHLPAPPNCWVILAKPTIGVSTADVYKNLDLKHVNHPNTQGMVSALENGSYHDICSNLGNVLESVTLDMHPEVSHIKDQMERFGADAVLMSGSGPTVYGLVQYESRLHRIYNGLRGFCDQVFAVRMLGD
- a CDS encoding 50S ribosomal protein L25/general stress protein Ctc translates to MATELKANKRKDFKRSSLTKLRHEGNIPGVVYGYKADNTAISVDAITFIKTIREVGRNGIISLNVDGNKQNVILSDYQQDHLKDAVTHVDFLAVNMSEEIDADVRIELVGEAAGVKDGGVLQQPLHEVSVTAKPNDIPESIEVDVTELQVGETVTISDVRDKYSVTLNEEDDRTIASILAPRQEEEINSGEEQEAGTPDNEEGRETEASEESESTEE
- a CDS encoding small, acid-soluble spore protein, alpha/beta type; this translates as MSRRRGIMSDQLKAEIAQELGFYDVVQKDGWGGITSRDAGNMVKRAVELASAQFSQTHSR
- the glmU gene encoding bifunctional UDP-N-acetylglucosamine diphosphorylase/glucosamine-1-phosphate N-acetyltransferase GlmU, with product MTNRYAVILAAGQGTRMKSKLYKVLHPVCGKPMVEHVVDQISTLHIEKTVTIVGHGAELVKSHLEGKSEFALQAEQLGTAHAVMQSEDVLGDLEGTTLVVCGDTPLIKGETMEALVKHHEGQGAKATILTAHTESPDGYGRIIRNADGLVERIVEHKDASEDERRVNEINTGTYCFDNKALFDALKKVSNDNVQGEYYLPDVIEILQSEGEIVSAYQTGDFSETLGVNDRVALSQAEVTMKHRINEYHMRNGVTITDPANTYIDADVTIGRDTVILPGTVLKGSTVIGEDSVIGPQSEVKDCKIGDRTVLKQSVAHDSTIGSDVQVGPFAHIRPASTIEDEGKIGNFVEIKKATFGKGSKASHLSYIGDAEVGKDVNIGCGSITVNYDGKNKHLTKIEDGVFVGCNSNLVAPVNVGKGAYIAAGSTITEDVPGESLSIARARQVNKENYVQNLNHKK
- the pth gene encoding aminoacyl-tRNA hydrolase, which gives rise to MKLIVGLGNPGSQYEKTRHNIGFVIIDALAERLGVSLNQSKFKGVYGTYHYKGEKVVLLKPLTYMNLSGESIVPLMDYFNIEDEDLLVIYDDLDLPVGKLRLRQKGSAGGHNGIKSTIAHLGSQQFNRLRVGIDRPTNGMSVPDYVLGKFTKEEQGELDKAISTSVEACETWLDKPFLEVMNKFN
- a CDS encoding RidA family protein, with amino-acid sequence MRVVSTNQAPAAIGPYSQGMIVNNMFYSSGQIPLTAEGTMIEGDVAEQTHQVFRNLQAVLAEAGASLESVVKATVFIKDMNDFGTINEVYGEYFSNHKPARSCVEVARLPKDAKVEIEVIALVK